The Pangasianodon hypophthalmus isolate fPanHyp1 chromosome 5, fPanHyp1.pri, whole genome shotgun sequence genome includes a window with the following:
- the LOC113525902 gene encoding uncharacterized protein LOC113525902: MKELVLSLLSRGYSHVVQTDGKRKYRRLEVCFEPEDYFIWKSQPPLLRLSSSGRLLSGVEPTPPKTYSTRRGPLILYSEDFALSSSQPDKVNRKERAFRASREEAEFEFYSIRDLTEAALAYCKKQAKVECHRSITQPMLPDPKPSTKYLQSHQRPGDERSYLTQTTGEEDDEERAFFKHQGNSVYPKPEQVRYHPRFLCSPRPNRPPPGPLPLLTPSPALRRGEDRPHMATGEPATSKPTGAEERSITRDRKTSFRTEVVTPKAQMSPIPEFDAWEENTEQSEDHNVYMVAEHLTGYPKDLNGQWKENAIETGGEEGGHAPRPAYTNLSLGCSHLSKVPNDRRQAEGGWHPSPVKRGDLHLPPIKQALPADEDSKDHGLKAGNTSQENHKEPVPRLPDIHQPEVRTEAAAPKPPERTVLKKVLVLLPLPVEQDGLCGLPEEKEEIEDVLGSDVEQKVESNRKEENRPIEHGRRLKAAQQDTLIGFEPEEDREHQTAMGPLPPFVGRRGLGKQCSMAIYRQDPRDPADPSEPQPGIIRGSLPLELRECQKDGVLGTLIMGPAGEIICLSFWDPLTDTEDHPALEDAMREHVVRVMTSEGVLEESSIILDQLEEQATQTGGLNDREVEAKRGHKKQSSTKREAYFPEQRVEKTNNCTESQLYSRGEDITQQTGGRAQRPQPKARGRPGSPPKPVSASSTQNTALSTPSAADEHIDKTNPQSQTESFKNTVKSRKSGKLDNADDPHIRNVKKQKFDQHANRVTDINYAEKKTVETNMDNVDTESQDTSFSEETASGPIQKKSKKAGGEKAKSTKPQNTAEKLKKKSKGQAAFVVGKPRQSHEVLQIEKRKYSSGKHEKTVSNTVVNESEDKSADDYSCGSSEYTMDDMESSQASTVQKNREAGHSPDIDQDYIHHEKCVAGHRPESDQVAKDGGTGDIDRVSDLQDSDDVSAVLSRSHSSAKSSSTSTWSIRRTSVSSNTSICSPVQLPHLFPRCGVPAHHPASNPAKSESAADAKGSEEVINPRESRVAAAQAAKSERRRLEVERKRKEKEEEKEEERKRQEDKKQTEERMRLELEEDQRQRAQQARLRKINEEEERQRQAEREKEGQRSEQAEMERERRRQEETRNKKRYLERLQKERHEDEMRRAAELKRQHEEEEARKEEEYRRLQEMDESERLEYLRRRREEEEERRKAVEERRRAEEEAAMWDEEFNRQRAALEQTLQFHRGLSVETEGLKQKQNISRPWVFSYFSRLSLADCNTSEE, translated from the exons GCCAAGGTGGAATGTCATAGAAGCATTACTCAGCCTATGTTGCCAGACCCCAAACCTAGCACTAAGTACTTACAGTCACACCAGAGGCCCGGAGACGAGCGCAGCTATCTGACCCAGACTACTGGTGAAG AAGATGATGAGGAACGTGCTTTCTTCAAACATCAGGGTAACTCTGTATACCCCAAACCAGAACAGGTGCGATATCATCCCCGCTTCCTCTGTTCACCACGGCCTAATCGTCCTCCGCCGGGTCCTCTCCCGCTCCTAACCCCAAGTCCAGCACTCAGACGTGGTGAGGACAGGCCTCATATGGCAACAG GAGAGCCAGCAACCTCTAAGCCAACAGGAGCCGAGGAGCGCTCTATAACCAGAGACAGAAAGACGAGTTTCAGAACAGAGGTAGTGACACCCAAAGCTCAGATGAGCCCAATTCCTGAATTTGATGCTTGGGAGGAAAACACAGAACAGTCTGAGGATCACAATGTGTACATG GTTGCAGAGCATTTGACTGGCTACCCAAAGGACTTAAACGGTCAATGGAAAGAGAATGCAATAGAGACAGGTGGTGAGGAAGGTGGACACGCTCCAAGACCAGCTTATACGAACCTCTCTTTGGGTTGCAGTCACCTTTCAAAAGTCCCCAATGACAGAAGACAAGCAGAGGGGGGCTGGCATCCAAGTCCTG TGAAACGGGGTGACCTTCATCTACCCCCCATAAAGCAAGCACTCCCTGCAGACGAAGACAGCAAGGACCATGGG CTCAAAGCTGGGAACACAAGTCAAGAAAACCACAAGGAGCCAGTACCACGACTGCCAGATATACACCAGCCCGAAGTCAGAACCGAGGCTGCTGCTCCCAAACCCCCAGAGAGAACTGTACTTAAGAAAGTACTTGTGCTGCTCCCTTTACCAGTGGAACAAG ATGGTCTTTGTGGCCTTCctgaggaaaaggaagaaattGAGGATGTCCTGGGTAGTGATGTGGAACAGAAAGTGGAGTCGAATAGGAAAGAAGAGAACAGGCCCATTGAACACGGGCGCAGGCTAAAAGCAGCACAACAAGACACCCTCATCGGGTTTGAACCTGAGGAGGACAGAG aaCATCAGACTGCCATGGGTCCACTGCCTCCGTTTGTAGGTCGTAGAGGTCTCGGAAAGCAGTGCTCTATGGCAATCTACAGACAAGACCCGCGTGACCCTGCAGATCCGTCAGAGCCTCAGCCTGGCATTATCAGAGGCAGCCTTCCTCTGGAGCTGAGGG AGTGTCAGAAAGACGGAGTACTGGGCACCTTAATAATGGGTCCTGCTGGGGAAATCATATGCTTGTCTTTCTGGGATCCCTTAACTGACACGGAGGACCACCCAGCTCTGGAGGATGCCATGAGAGAACATG TTGTCAGGGTTatgacctctgaaggtgttctgGAGGAGTCATCGATCATCTTGGACCAACTAGAAGAGCAAGCTACACAAACAG GAGGACTGAATGACAGAGAAGTGGAGGCTAAGCGAGGTCACAAGAAACAGTCCAGCACTAAGCGAGAG GCTTATTTCCCTGAGCAAAGAGTAGAAAAGACAAACAACTGTACAGAAAGTCAGCTCTACAGCAGAG gGGAAGATATCACGCAACAGACAGGAGGAAgggcacagaggccacagcCTAAAGCAAGAGGGAGACCTGGGTCACCACCTAAACCTGTGTCTGCTAGCAGCACTCAAAACACAGCTCTTTCCACCCCCTCAGCTGCGGATGAACATATTGATAAAACAAACCCCCAAAGTCAGACGGAGTCATTTAAAAATACTGT CAAGTCCAGAAAATCGGGTAAATTAGACAACGCAGATGACCCCCACATAAGGAATGTGAAGAAGCAAAAGTTTGATCAGCATGCCAACAGAGTCACAGATATTAATTACGCAGAAAAGAAGACTGTAGAAACAAACATGGACAATGTGGACACAGAGTCACAAGACACCAGTTTTAGTGAAGAAACAGCTTCTGGTCCAATACAA aagaaaagcaaaaaggCAGGTGGTGAGAAAGCAAAGTCCACAAAGCCACAAAACACAGCggaaaaactaaaaaagaagTCCAAAGGTCAAGCAGCATTTGTTGTGG GTAAACCGAGGCAGTCGCATGAAGTACTGCAAATTGAAAAGAGGAAATATAGTTCAGGGAAACATGAGAAGACAGTATCCAACACAGTGGTGAATGAGTCAGAGGACAAATCAGCAGACGATTATTCCTGTGGTTCTTCTGAATATACTATGGATGACATGGAAAGCAGCCAGGCCTCAACTGTCCAAAAGAACCGTGAAGCTGGACACAGTCCGGATATTGATCAGGATTACATCCATCATGAGAAGTGTGTAGCAGGACACAGACCGGAGAGTGATCAGGTTGCTAAAGATGGTGGAACTGGAGACATTGATCGGGTCTCTGATCTCCAAGACAGCGATGATGTATCTGCAGTTCTCTCCAGATCACACAGCTCTGCCAAGTCGTCCTCTACAAGCACCTGGAGCATTCGGAGAACCAGTGTATCATCAAATACTAGCATATGTAGCCCAGTACAACTTCCTCATCTCTTCCCACGCTGCGGTGTCCCAGCACACCATCCTGCATCCAACCCTGCCAAGTCTGAATCAGCTGCTGAT GCTAAGGGCAGTGAAGAAGTCATCAACCCGAGGGAAAGCAgagtggcagcagcacaggcCGCAAAGTCCGAACGTCGCCGACTGGAggtggagaggaagaggaaggagaaagaagaggagaaagaagaggagagaaagagacaggaggATAAAAAGCAGACAGAAGAGAGAATGCGGCTGGAGCTGGAGGAGGATCAGAGACAGAGGGCACAGCAGGCCAG GTTGAGAAAGATTAACGAagaagaggagagacagagacaggctgagagagagaaggaaggacaGAGGAGTGAGCAGGctgagatggagagggagaggaggaggcaAGAAGAAACAAGGAACAAGAAGAGATATCTAGAACGACTTCAGAAAGAGAGGCACGAAGACGAGATGAGAAGAGCAG ccGAGTTAAAGCGTCAgcatgaggaggaggaggctcGTAAGGAGGAGGAGTATAGGAGATTGCAGGAGATGGATGAGAGCGAAAGACTAGAGTACTTACGCAGACGgcgagaggaagaagaggagaggaggaaggcAGTGGAGGAGAGAAGACGAGCAGAGGAGGAAGCAGCCATGTGGGATGAAGAGTTTAATAG GCAGAGGGCAGCACTGGAGCAAACTCTCCAGTTCCACAGAGGACTTTCTGTTGAGACAGAGGGTCTGAAACAGAAGCAGAACATCTCTCGGCCCTGGGTCTTCTCCTACTTCAGTCGGCTGAGCTTAGCAGATTGTAACACGTCTGAGGAGTAA